The genomic region ACTGTGGCTCTTCTATACCTGCTGTGCTTCATTGACAGGTTAGTCTATATCGTACTAGTATCAGCTGGATTGAATCAGACTGCTAATTGCCACTTGCTCTTCTGTCAACAACAGAGCCAACGTCGGCAACGCTCGTATCGCAGGCCTCGAAAAAGATCTCGGCATGAACCCGCGCTCGTACGATTTCAACATCCTAATCACCGCCTTCTACGTCGCCTATGCCGCGTTTGAGATCCCGTCGACCACACTCACCAAGATTCTCGGCCCCGGTCGATGGATCCCTGCCATGACGTTCCTGTTCGGCCTGTTGAGCCTTGCCAACGCCTTTGTCACCAACTTTGCCGGTGCGATCGCTGTGCGTTTCCTGCTGGGCGTCGCCGAAGCGGGTATGCTCCCTTCGATCGCCTACTACCTCAGTCGATGGTATAAGAAGGACGAATTGGTCTTCCGGTTGGGAATGTATCTTGTCACTGCTCCCTCGGCTGGAGCGTTCGGTGGACTGTTGGCGTCCGGTATCCTCAAAATTCCGCACATGGGCTCGGTTAAATCGTGGGAGATGATCTTCCTCATTGAAGGCCTTATCACCATTGTCATGGCGATCATCGGCTACTTTACGCTTACAGACTCGATCCACACTGCTCGCTGGCTGAGCGACGATGAAAAAGCCTTCTTGCAGGCACGGCTCAAgtccgagctcgtcggtcAGAAGCAACTTGTCGACAAGACGCACAAGAAGCTGATCTGGAAAGGCATCACGTCGACCACGTCACTGTGCTGCGCGTTTATGTTCCTTTTCGACAACATCGCGGTTCAGGGAACGGCTGTGTTCCTTCCTTCGGTGGTCCGCTCAATTTTCCCGGCTCCTAAACATACGGTGATCGACCAACAACTGCTTACAGTACCACCGAATATTGCCGGAGCAATTGCCACGCTGGTATTTGCCTATGCATCTGCCAAATTCCGCGTTCGATCcgtgttcgtgattgccggTTCACTCGTCATGGTGATTGGCTATGCCATGTTTGTTGGTTCGTCCAACTTGTACGTTCGGTATGCTGCTTCGTTCTTTGCCACTTCCGGTGCGTTCACGCAGGGTGCTCTGCT from Mycosarcoma maydis chromosome 9, whole genome shotgun sequence harbors:
- a CDS encoding uncharacterized protein (related to TNA1 - high affinity nicotinic acid plasma membrane permease), whose amino-acid sequence is MTSTTSPAAVLDAMRDIERASYSVDEKHSDAKQTADGAVVPPLYATGTPSSDPNLIYDAAREKALVRKVDMYIVPTVALLYLLCFIDRANVGNARIAGLEKDLGMNPRSYDFNILITAFYVAYAAFEIPSTTLTKILGPGRWIPAMTFLFGLLSLANAFVTNFAGAIAVRFLLGVAEAGMLPSIAYYLSRWYKKDELVFRLGMYLVTAPSAGAFGGLLASGILKIPHMGSVKSWEMIFLIEGLITIVMAIIGYFTLTDSIHTARWLSDDEKAFLQARLKSELVGQKQLVDKTHKKLIWKGITSTTSLCCAFMFLFDNIAVQGTAVFLPSVVRSIFPAPKHTVIDQQLLTVPPNIAGAIATLVFAYASAKFRVRSVFVIAGSLVMVIGYAMFVGSSNLYVRYAASFFATSGAFTQGALLPAYAAVNANNDSERTGAIAVTVFFGNIGGLISCWTYLNKYAPNYLPGNALNLAGGIIMAITCLALVTWQRWENSQRDAGKRDWKLDGLTEDQIDLLGSDHPHFRLRY